A genomic stretch from Solanum stenotomum isolate F172 chromosome 8, ASM1918654v1, whole genome shotgun sequence includes:
- the LOC125872790 gene encoding reticulon-like protein B16 produces the protein MGHSDDLCNIEGNGDGRSNNGASGAPSTSAATSSAYKLFGRETSFHQMMGGGKAADVILWRRRRVSFGIIVAATVAWIIFEYSELPFLSVSSDVLLILIVLLFLRANYAAFRKKQLPALPELVLSEEMVNNAAASFRVKINYMLLMAHDITLGKDFKLFFKVVIVLWLLSVIGSVISFFTLAYIGTIIFITVPALYNKFEDQVDRYAGKIHRQFSRHYKIVDESISRLPRSISKDKEL, from the exons ATGGGGCATTCCGACGATCTTTGCAACATAGAAGGGAACGGAGATGGGAGAAGTAATAACGGTGCTTCTGGTGCTCCGTCAACATCAGCGGCGACTAGCTCTGCTTACAAGTTGTTCGGCCGGGAAACCTCTTTCCACCAGATGATGGGCGGCGGAAAAG CTGCTGACGTTATATTGTGGAGGCGGAGGCGTGTCTCTTTTGGCATCATTGTTGCTGCTACAGTCGCATGGATCATCTTTGAGTATTCAGAATTACCTTTCTTGTCAGTTTCTTCTGATGTTTTACTGATTCTGATAGTTCTGCTCTTTCTCCGTGCGAACTATGCAGCCTTCAGGAAGAA ACAACTCCCAGCATTACCAGAGTTAGTCTTGTCAGAAGAAATGGTTAATAATGCTGCAGCATCATTTCGggtcaaaattaattatatgcTTCTCATGGCTCATGATATCACTCTTGGCAAAGATTTCAAACTCTTCTTCAAG GTAGTTATTGTTCTGTGGCTTCTATCTGTCATAGGAAGCGTAATATCTTTCTTCACACTTGCATATATTG GAACGATAATATTCATTACTGTGCCTGCCTTGTATAATAAATTTGAAGACCAAGTTGATCGATATGCTGGAAAGATCCACAGGCAATTTTCAAGGCACTACAAAATAGTGGATGAGAGCATTAGCAGGCTGCCCCGGAGTATCTCCAAGGACAAAGAACTATAG